Proteins encoded by one window of Enterobacter hormaechei subsp. xiangfangensis:
- a CDS encoding YeiH family protein: MSEITLQHHRTVWHFVPGLALSAVVTGVALWGGSIPAVAGAGFSALTLAILLGMVVGNTVYPHIWKPCDGGVIFAKQHLLRLGIILYGFRLTFSQIADVGVSGIAIDVLTLSSTFLLACFIGQKIFGLDKQTSWLIGAGSSICGAAAVLATEPVVKAEASKVTVAVATVVIFGTLAIFLYPAMYPLVAHWFSPETYGIYIGSTMHEVAQVVAAGHAINPEAENAAVIAKMLRVMMLAPFLIFLAAQVKQLAPAGGSEKSKITIPWFAILFIVVAVFNSFHLLPKAMVDMLVTLDTVLLAMAMAALGITTHVSALKKAGAKPLLMALVLFIWLIVGGGAINLAVHSLLA; the protein is encoded by the coding sequence ATGTCAGAAATCACCTTACAACATCATCGTACAGTGTGGCACTTCGTGCCGGGTCTCGCGCTCAGCGCCGTGGTTACCGGCGTGGCCTTATGGGGTGGCAGTATACCGGCGGTTGCCGGTGCAGGGTTCAGCGCCCTGACGCTGGCCATTCTGCTCGGCATGGTGGTCGGGAACACCGTTTACCCGCACATCTGGAAACCCTGCGACGGCGGCGTGATTTTCGCCAAGCAGCATTTATTACGTCTCGGGATCATCCTTTATGGCTTCCGTCTCACCTTTTCGCAGATTGCGGATGTGGGGGTCAGCGGGATTGCCATTGACGTCCTGACCCTTTCGAGCACTTTTTTACTGGCGTGCTTTATCGGCCAGAAGATCTTTGGGCTGGACAAACAGACCAGCTGGCTGATCGGTGCGGGTAGCAGCATCTGCGGCGCGGCGGCGGTACTGGCAACAGAACCCGTCGTTAAAGCCGAAGCCAGTAAAGTCACGGTTGCCGTCGCGACGGTAGTTATCTTCGGTACGCTGGCGATCTTCCTGTATCCGGCCATGTATCCGCTGGTGGCGCACTGGTTTAGTCCGGAAACCTACGGCATTTATATCGGCTCAACCATGCACGAAGTGGCGCAGGTGGTGGCGGCAGGTCACGCCATTAACCCGGAAGCGGAAAACGCGGCGGTCATCGCCAAAATGCTGCGCGTGATGATGCTGGCCCCGTTCCTGATTTTCCTCGCGGCGCAGGTTAAACAGCTTGCTCCGGCAGGCGGCAGCGAGAAAAGCAAAATCACCATTCCGTGGTTTGCGATCCTGTTCATCGTGGTCGCTGTCTTCAACTCTTTCCACCTGCTGCCAAAAGCGATGGTGGATATGCTGGTCACGCTGGATACGGTCCTGCTGGCGATGGCAATGGCGGCGCTGGGCATCACCACGCACGTCAGCGCGCTGAAAAAAGCCGGGGCGAAACCGCTGCTGATGGCGCTGGTGCTGTTCATCTGGCTGATAGTTGGCGGCGGTGCGATTAACCTTGCGGTACACAGCCTGTTGGCATAA
- the fruK gene encoding 1-phosphofructokinase encodes MSRRVATITLNPAYDLVGFCPEIERGEVNLVRTTGLHAAGKGINVAKVLKDLGIDVTVGGFLGKDNQDGFQQLFSELGIANRFQVVQGRTRINVKLTEKDGEVTDLNFSGFEVTPADWERFVADSLSWLGQFDMVCVSGSLPSGVSPEAFTDWMTRLRSQCPCIIFDSSRDALVAGLKASPWLVKPNRRELEIWAGRKLPELKDVIDAAHALREQGIAHVVISLGAEGALWVNASGEWIAKPPSMEVVSTVGAGDSMVGGLIYGLLMRESSEHTLRLATAVAALAVSQSNVGITDRTQLAAMMARVDLKPFN; translated from the coding sequence GGGGTTCTGCCCGGAAATTGAGCGTGGCGAAGTTAACCTGGTGCGGACGACCGGCCTGCATGCCGCAGGGAAAGGCATTAACGTGGCGAAAGTGCTGAAAGATCTCGGCATCGACGTCACCGTTGGCGGCTTCCTCGGTAAAGACAACCAGGACGGTTTTCAGCAGCTGTTCAGCGAGTTGGGCATCGCCAACCGTTTTCAGGTTGTGCAGGGCCGTACCCGCATTAACGTTAAGCTGACCGAGAAAGACGGTGAAGTGACCGATCTGAACTTCTCCGGCTTCGAAGTGACCCCGGCTGACTGGGAGCGCTTTGTTGCCGATTCCCTGAGCTGGCTGGGCCAGTTTGACATGGTGTGCGTCAGCGGCAGTCTGCCCTCCGGCGTCAGCCCGGAAGCGTTCACCGACTGGATGACGCGCCTGCGCAGCCAGTGCCCGTGCATTATTTTCGACAGCAGCCGCGACGCGCTGGTCGCCGGTCTGAAAGCCTCTCCGTGGCTGGTTAAGCCTAATCGCCGCGAACTGGAGATCTGGGCGGGCCGTAAGCTGCCAGAATTAAAGGATGTGATTGACGCTGCCCATGCGCTGCGCGAGCAGGGTATCGCTCACGTGGTGATTTCGCTGGGTGCAGAAGGTGCCCTGTGGGTTAACGCCTCCGGGGAATGGATTGCCAAACCGCCTTCAATGGAGGTGGTCAGCACCGTGGGTGCCGGGGATTCGATGGTTGGCGGTCTGATCTACGGTCTGCTGATGCGCGAATCCAGTGAACATACCTTACGTCTTGCTACCGCCGTTGCGGCCCTGGCCGTGAGCCAGAGCAATGTCGGTATTACCGATCGTACCCAGTTAGCCGCGATGATGGCGCGCGTTGACTTAAAACCTTTTAACTAA
- the nfo gene encoding deoxyribonuclease IV has translation MKYVGAHVSAAGGLANAAIRAAEIEATAFALFTKNQRQWRAAPLTAEVIDDFKAACEKYGYGPGQILPHDSYLINLGHPVAEALEKSREAFLDEVQRCEQLGLTLLNFHPGSHLMQIDEDACLARIAESINMTLDKTQGVTAVIENTAGQGSNLGFKFEHLAAIIDGVEDKSRVGVCIDTCHAFAAGYDLRTTEATKNTFEEFERIVGFKYLRGMHLNDAKSAFGSRVDRHHSLGEGNIGHDAFRFIMQDARFDGIPMVLETINPDIWAEEIAWLKAQQTAEQAA, from the coding sequence ATGAAATATGTTGGAGCGCACGTCAGCGCTGCTGGTGGCCTTGCGAATGCCGCCATTCGCGCCGCCGAAATCGAGGCGACCGCTTTCGCCCTGTTCACCAAAAACCAGCGCCAGTGGCGCGCAGCTCCCCTCACCGCGGAAGTGATTGATGACTTTAAAGCCGCCTGCGAGAAATACGGCTACGGGCCTGGCCAGATCCTTCCCCATGACAGCTACCTCATTAACCTCGGTCACCCGGTTGCCGAGGCGCTGGAAAAATCCCGCGAAGCGTTCCTGGATGAGGTTCAGCGCTGTGAGCAACTGGGGCTAACGCTGCTGAATTTCCATCCCGGCAGCCATCTGATGCAAATCGACGAAGACGCCTGTCTGGCGCGCATCGCCGAGTCAATTAACATGACGCTGGATAAAACCCAGGGCGTGACGGCAGTGATTGAGAATACCGCCGGTCAGGGCAGCAACCTCGGCTTTAAGTTTGAGCATCTGGCGGCGATCATCGACGGCGTGGAAGACAAATCCCGCGTGGGCGTGTGCATTGATACCTGCCACGCGTTTGCGGCCGGTTATGACCTGCGCACAACTGAGGCCACAAAAAATACCTTCGAGGAGTTCGAGCGTATTGTTGGTTTTAAATATCTTCGCGGTATGCACTTAAACGATGCGAAAAGCGCCTTTGGTAGTCGCGTTGACCGCCATCACAGCCTGGGCGAAGGCAACATCGGCCACGATGCGTTCCGCTTTATCATGCAGGACGCTCGCTTCGACGGTATTCCGATGGTGCTGGAAACCATCAATCCGGACATCTGGGCAGAAGAGATTGCCTGGCTGAAGGCACAGCAAACCGCTGAACAGGCGGCATAA
- a CDS encoding amino acid permease, translating to MVSETKTTQAPALRRALKARHLTMIAIGGSIGTGLFVASGATISAAGPGGALFSYILIGLMVYFLMTSLGELAAYMPVSGSFSTYGQKYVEEGFGFALGWNYWYNWAVTIAVDLVAAQLVMTWWFPDTPGWIWSALFLAVIFLLNYISVRGFGEAEYWFSLIKVATVIIFIVVGVAMIVGIFKGAEPAGWSNWTIGDAPFAGGFSAMIGVAMIVGFSFQGTELIGIAAGESENPEKNIPRAVRQVFWRILLFYVFAILIISLIIPYTDPSLLRNDVKDISVSPFTLVFQHAGLLSAAAVMNAVILTAVLSAGNSGMYASTRMLYTLACDGKAPRIFSKLSRGGVPRNALYATTVIAGLCFLTSMFGNQTVYLWLLNTSGMTGFIAWLGIAISHYRFRRGYVKQGHDLNNLPYRSGFFPLGPIFAFVLCLIITLGQNYEAFLADTIDWGAVTATYIGIPLFLIIWFGYKLTKGTRFVRYSEMDFPERFK from the coding sequence ATGGTTTCAGAAACTAAAACCACACAAGCGCCCGCGCTACGTCGCGCACTTAAGGCGCGTCACCTGACGATGATCGCCATTGGCGGCTCAATCGGTACAGGTCTTTTCGTTGCCTCTGGCGCAACGATTTCGGCAGCCGGCCCGGGTGGGGCATTATTCTCTTATATCCTGATTGGCCTGATGGTCTACTTCCTGATGACCAGCCTGGGTGAACTGGCGGCATACATGCCGGTGTCTGGTTCGTTTTCGACCTACGGACAAAAATACGTTGAGGAAGGCTTCGGCTTCGCTCTGGGCTGGAACTATTGGTACAACTGGGCGGTGACCATCGCCGTTGACCTCGTCGCGGCACAGCTGGTAATGACCTGGTGGTTCCCGGACACGCCCGGCTGGATCTGGAGCGCCCTGTTCCTGGCGGTCATCTTCCTGCTGAACTACATCTCCGTGCGCGGTTTCGGCGAAGCGGAATACTGGTTCTCTTTGATTAAAGTGGCAACCGTCATCATCTTTATCGTCGTCGGTGTGGCGATGATCGTTGGTATTTTCAAAGGGGCTGAACCGGCGGGCTGGAGTAACTGGACAATAGGCGATGCGCCGTTTGCCGGGGGCTTCTCGGCGATGATTGGCGTGGCGATGATTGTCGGCTTCTCCTTCCAGGGTACCGAGTTGATTGGCATTGCGGCCGGTGAATCCGAAAACCCGGAGAAGAATATTCCGCGCGCGGTGCGTCAGGTGTTCTGGCGTATCCTGCTGTTCTATGTGTTCGCGATCCTGATTATCAGCCTGATCATTCCGTATACCGACCCAAGCCTGCTGCGTAACGACGTAAAAGACATCAGCGTCAGCCCGTTCACGCTGGTCTTCCAGCACGCGGGTCTGCTCTCAGCGGCGGCGGTGATGAACGCGGTGATCCTGACGGCGGTACTGTCTGCGGGTAACTCCGGGATGTACGCCTCCACCCGCATGCTCTACACCCTGGCCTGCGACGGTAAAGCGCCGCGTATTTTCTCGAAACTGTCTCGCGGTGGCGTGCCACGCAACGCGCTGTATGCGACCACGGTGATTGCGGGTCTCTGTTTCCTGACCTCCATGTTCGGCAACCAGACGGTCTACCTGTGGCTGCTGAACACCTCTGGTATGACGGGCTTCATTGCCTGGCTGGGCATTGCCATCAGCCACTACCGTTTCCGTCGCGGGTACGTCAAGCAGGGGCATGATCTGAATAACCTGCCGTACCGGTCAGGATTCTTCCCGCTGGGGCCGATCTTCGCCTTCGTTCTGTGCCTGATTATTACCCTGGGTCAGAACTATGAGGCCTTCCTTGCGGACACCATTGACTGGGGCGCCGTCACGGCCACCTATATTGGCATTCCGCTGTTCCTGATCATCTGGTTTGGCTACAAACTGACGAAAGGAACACGCTTCGTTCGCTACAGTGAAATGGATTTCCCGGAACGATTTAAATAA
- the fruA gene encoding PTS fructose transporter subunit IIBC: MKTLLIIDSGLGQARAYMAKTLLGAAAQKAHLDIIDNPGDAEMAIVLGDKIPADSALNGKKVWLGDINRAVAHPELFLSEAKGHATVYSAPVEAAPVAAVGPKRIVAVTACPTGVAHTFMAAEAIETEAKKRGWWVKVETRGSVGAGNAITPEEVAEADLVIVAADIEVDLAKFAGKPMYRTSTGLALKKTAQEFDKALAEAKPYQATGAAKTATEGKKESAGAYRHLLTGVSYMLPMVVAGGLCIALSFAFGIEAFKEPGTLAAALMQIGGGSAFALMVPVLAGFIAFSIADRPGLTPGLIGGMLAVSTGSGFIGGIIAGFLAGYVAKLISSKLKLPQSMEALKPILIIPLISSLVVGLAMIYLIGKPVAGILEGLTHWLQTMGTANAVLLGAILGGMMCTDMGGPVNKAAYAFGVGLLSTQTYAPMAAIMAAGMVPPLALGLATIIARRKFDKTQQEGGKAALVLGLCFITEGAIPFAARDPMRVLPCCIVGGAVTGAISMAVGAKLMAPHGGLFVLLIPGAITPVLGYLLAIVAGTLVAGLSYAVLKRPEAEVVAKAA; the protein is encoded by the coding sequence ATGAAAACGCTGCTGATCATTGACTCCGGTCTCGGACAGGCTCGTGCCTATATGGCGAAGACCCTGCTGGGCGCGGCGGCACAAAAAGCGCACCTGGATATCATTGATAACCCGGGTGATGCTGAAATGGCGATTGTTCTGGGCGACAAAATCCCCGCTGACAGCGCCCTGAACGGCAAAAAAGTGTGGCTGGGTGATATTAATCGCGCGGTGGCACATCCTGAACTGTTTCTGAGCGAAGCAAAAGGTCATGCGACGGTTTACAGCGCACCTGTTGAGGCGGCGCCGGTTGCCGCCGTTGGGCCGAAACGCATTGTTGCGGTAACGGCCTGCCCGACAGGTGTGGCGCACACCTTTATGGCGGCTGAAGCCATTGAAACCGAAGCGAAAAAACGTGGCTGGTGGGTGAAGGTTGAAACTCGCGGCTCTGTTGGCGCGGGCAATGCCATCACGCCTGAAGAGGTGGCGGAAGCCGATCTGGTGATTGTGGCGGCGGATATCGAAGTGGATCTGGCGAAGTTTGCCGGCAAGCCGATGTACCGTACCTCTACCGGCCTGGCGCTGAAGAAGACCGCGCAGGAGTTTGATAAGGCGCTGGCAGAAGCCAAACCGTATCAGGCAACCGGTGCGGCTAAAACTGCGACTGAAGGGAAAAAAGAGTCTGCGGGTGCGTATCGTCACCTGCTGACCGGCGTGTCCTACATGCTGCCGATGGTGGTGGCGGGCGGCCTGTGTATTGCGCTCTCCTTCGCCTTTGGTATCGAGGCGTTTAAAGAGCCGGGCACGCTGGCGGCCGCGTTGATGCAGATTGGCGGCGGCTCCGCGTTTGCGCTGATGGTGCCAGTGCTGGCGGGCTTTATCGCCTTCTCCATTGCTGACCGTCCGGGTCTGACGCCGGGTCTTATCGGCGGTATGCTGGCCGTGAGCACCGGTTCTGGCTTTATCGGCGGTATCATTGCCGGTTTCCTCGCCGGTTATGTGGCGAAGCTGATCAGCTCGAAGCTGAAGCTGCCGCAGAGCATGGAAGCGCTGAAGCCTATCCTGATCATCCCGCTGATTTCCAGCCTGGTGGTCGGTCTGGCGATGATTTACCTGATCGGTAAGCCGGTCGCGGGCATTCTGGAAGGTCTGACCCACTGGCTGCAAACCATGGGGACGGCGAACGCGGTGCTGCTGGGCGCAATCCTCGGCGGTATGATGTGTACCGACATGGGTGGTCCGGTGAACAAAGCGGCATATGCGTTTGGCGTTGGCCTGCTGAGTACCCAGACCTACGCGCCGATGGCGGCGATCATGGCGGCAGGTATGGTGCCACCGCTGGCGCTTGGCCTGGCGACGATCATTGCCCGTCGTAAGTTCGATAAAACGCAGCAGGAAGGCGGTAAAGCTGCGCTGGTGCTGGGCCTGTGCTTCATCACCGAAGGCGCAATTCCGTTTGCGGCGCGCGATCCAATGCGTGTTCTGCCGTGCTGTATCGTGGGTGGTGCGGTGACGGGGGCTATCTCCATGGCCGTAGGTGCGAAACTGATGGCGCCGCACGGCGGTCTGTTTGTCCTGCTGATCCCTGGCGCCATCACGCCGGTGCTGGGTTATCTGCTGGCGATTGTTGCCGGTACGCTGGTGGCGGGCCTCTCTTACGCGGTGCTGAAACGTCCGGAAGCGGAAGTTGTGGCGAAAGCAGCGTAA
- the yieE gene encoding DNA-binding transcriptional regulator YeiE: protein MHITLRQLEVFAEVLKSGSTTQASQMLALSQSAVSAALTDLEGQLGVQLFDRVGKRLVVNEHGRLLYPRALALLEQATEIEQLFREDNGAIRVYASSTIGNYILPEVIARYRRDFPTLPLEMSVGNSQDVINAVIDFRVDIGLIEGPCHNVDIIAEPWLEDELVVFASPASSLLQGEVTLERLAQAQWILREQGSGTREIVDYLLLSHLPQFQLGMELGNSEAIKHAVRHGLGISCLSRRVIAEQLETGSLVEIPVPLPKLVRTLWCIHHRQKHLSSSLQRFLRYCEM from the coding sequence ATGCACATTACATTGCGTCAGCTGGAAGTTTTTGCCGAGGTGCTGAAAAGCGGCTCGACAACCCAGGCGTCACAAATGCTGGCGCTCTCGCAGTCCGCCGTTAGCGCGGCCTTGACCGATCTTGAAGGGCAACTGGGCGTCCAGCTTTTCGACAGGGTAGGGAAGCGGCTGGTGGTGAACGAACATGGCCGCCTGCTGTATCCGCGTGCCCTGGCTTTACTGGAGCAGGCGACGGAGATCGAACAGCTGTTCCGCGAGGACAACGGCGCTATTCGCGTCTACGCTAGCAGCACGATCGGTAACTACATCCTGCCGGAAGTGATTGCCCGCTACCGCCGGGATTTTCCGACCCTGCCGCTGGAGATGAGCGTCGGCAACAGCCAGGACGTGATCAACGCGGTGATTGATTTCCGCGTGGACATCGGGCTTATCGAAGGGCCGTGCCACAACGTGGATATCATTGCGGAGCCCTGGCTGGAGGATGAGCTGGTGGTGTTTGCCTCTCCGGCCTCTTCTTTACTCCAGGGCGAGGTCACGCTGGAGCGGCTGGCGCAAGCGCAGTGGATCCTGCGAGAGCAGGGCTCCGGCACGCGTGAGATTGTCGATTATCTGCTGCTGTCCCATCTACCGCAGTTCCAGTTAGGGATGGAATTAGGTAACTCCGAGGCCATTAAGCATGCCGTACGCCATGGTCTGGGCATTAGCTGTCTTTCCCGACGGGTGATTGCCGAACAGCTGGAAACCGGCTCACTGGTTGAGATCCCCGTTCCGCTGCCGAAGCTGGTGCGCACGCTGTGGTGCATCCATCATCGTCAGAAACACCTTTCCAGCTCGCTCCAGCGTTTTCTGCGCTACTGCGAGATGTAA
- a CDS encoding ligand-gated channel protein — protein sequence MTIPRIKLLAVAIGAATCSPFVHAADQDTVVVTATGFEQKIQNAPASISVISKQQIEDKAYRDVTDALRDVPGVVVTGGGSSSDISIRGMASQYTLFLVNGKRVSTRSTRPNSDNSGIEQGWLPPLESIERIEVIRGPMSSLYGSDAMGGVINVITKKVSNTKAWTGSLHGDATFQENHDSGDIFQTNAYASGPLIDGLLGAKVTGLLSRRAEDKIVNGYNEQKMRNGGITLNFTPDEKNDFDLDFARELQDRNSTPGMSKAAETCRGTTCTPNTKSDSRYEHTTYSLTHSGYYEDFNTTSYIQQEETNNPGREMRSYNTTFNNQNQIFLGDHTLTLGGQYRYEKLRDNGNQLEAADGLNKLTRWSWALFAEDEWSMTESFTLTGGLRMDKDQNYGTNWTPRGYGVWHLADQWTLKGGVSAGYRAPDLRQSSASWGQVTGGGRLDGIIVGNPDLKPEKSLSEELALLWDNNDDLNAGVTLFNTDFKDKITEVRRCNSSADPACTIGGHSYDFVSDRVNVDKANMRGVESSFGWKITRDVNWTANYTYTESEQKSGQFSGKPLNKMPKHMFNTTLDWQATPDVGFWSRLNLRGKTSEYLSRTSMSQGTPSYTQVDVGMRYNANKNLLVTAGVYNVLDKQIDYDTYDTVLDGRRYTVGMTYSF from the coding sequence ATGACAATACCACGCATTAAGCTCCTGGCCGTCGCCATTGGCGCTGCCACATGTTCCCCCTTCGTTCACGCAGCCGATCAGGACACCGTTGTCGTCACTGCAACGGGTTTTGAACAAAAGATCCAGAATGCCCCCGCCTCCATCTCTGTGATTTCGAAACAGCAGATTGAAGATAAAGCCTACCGTGATGTTACCGATGCCCTGAGAGATGTCCCGGGTGTTGTCGTCACTGGCGGCGGGAGCAGCAGTGATATCAGTATTCGCGGCATGGCCTCTCAGTACACCCTGTTCCTGGTGAACGGCAAACGCGTCAGTACGCGAAGCACCCGCCCCAACAGCGACAACTCGGGTATTGAACAAGGCTGGCTGCCGCCGCTTGAGTCCATTGAGCGCATCGAGGTCATCCGCGGCCCGATGTCCTCGCTTTACGGCTCCGATGCGATGGGTGGCGTCATTAACGTCATTACCAAAAAAGTCTCGAACACCAAAGCCTGGACCGGTTCGTTGCATGGCGATGCAACCTTCCAGGAAAATCATGATTCCGGCGATATCTTCCAGACCAACGCCTACGCCTCTGGTCCCCTGATCGACGGACTTCTGGGCGCAAAGGTGACGGGGCTGTTGTCACGCCGCGCAGAAGATAAAATCGTGAACGGCTATAACGAGCAGAAAATGCGTAACGGTGGCATTACGCTGAACTTCACGCCGGACGAGAAGAACGATTTCGACCTCGACTTTGCTCGCGAACTTCAGGACAGAAACAGCACCCCGGGGATGTCGAAAGCGGCTGAAACCTGCCGGGGAACAACCTGTACGCCAAATACCAAAAGCGACTCGCGCTATGAGCACACGACCTACTCGTTAACCCACAGTGGTTATTACGAAGACTTCAATACCACCAGCTATATCCAGCAGGAAGAGACCAATAATCCAGGTCGCGAAATGCGCTCCTATAACACCACCTTCAACAACCAGAACCAAATTTTCCTCGGCGATCATACGTTGACCCTCGGCGGGCAGTATCGCTATGAGAAACTGCGCGACAACGGTAATCAGCTGGAAGCTGCTGACGGCCTGAACAAACTGACGCGCTGGAGCTGGGCCCTGTTTGCCGAAGATGAATGGTCAATGACGGAAAGCTTTACGTTGACCGGCGGCCTGCGTATGGACAAAGACCAAAACTACGGTACTAACTGGACGCCGCGCGGTTACGGCGTATGGCACCTGGCCGATCAGTGGACGTTGAAAGGCGGGGTTTCTGCTGGCTATCGTGCGCCGGATCTGCGTCAGTCGTCTGCCAGCTGGGGCCAGGTGACAGGTGGCGGCCGTCTTGACGGTATCATCGTCGGCAACCCGGATCTGAAACCAGAGAAGAGCCTGAGCGAAGAGCTCGCCCTGCTCTGGGATAACAACGATGACCTGAATGCCGGCGTAACGCTGTTTAATACCGACTTCAAGGACAAAATTACGGAAGTTCGCCGCTGTAACAGCAGCGCCGATCCCGCCTGTACGATTGGCGGTCACAGCTATGATTTCGTCAGCGATCGCGTCAACGTGGACAAAGCCAACATGCGCGGTGTGGAGTCCTCCTTCGGGTGGAAGATCACGCGTGATGTGAACTGGACTGCAAACTACACCTATACAGAGTCCGAGCAGAAGAGCGGCCAGTTCTCCGGCAAGCCACTGAACAAAATGCCGAAACACATGTTCAACACCACCCTGGACTGGCAGGCGACGCCAGACGTCGGGTTCTGGAGCCGTCTGAACCTGCGCGGTAAAACGTCTGAGTACCTGAGCCGCACGTCAATGTCCCAGGGTACGCCGTCCTACACTCAGGTTGATGTCGGTATGCGCTACAACGCCAACAAAAACCTGCTGGTTACTGCCGGTGTGTATAACGTGCTCGATAAGCAGATTGATTACGATACGTATGACACCGTGCTGGATGGCCGCCGCTATACCGTTGGCATGACCTACAGCTTCTGA